One region of Limnospira fusiformis SAG 85.79 genomic DNA includes:
- the ltrA gene encoding group II intron reverse transcriptase/maturase, which yields MPKTIGNNTVVLEWQDVDWKSIERRVFRLQKRIHQAERRGDIKTVRGLQKLLLKSWSARMLAARRVTQDNQGKKTAGVDGVKSLSPKARMRLVGQLKLNSKAKPARRVWIPKPGRDEKRPLGIPTIYDRALQALVKMALEPQWEAKFEPNSYGLRPGRSCQDAIGAIFNAIRCKPKWVLDADIAKCFDRIDHGKLLDKLETIPAIRRQIRAWLKAGVIDSGQLFPTDEGTPQGGVISPLLANIALHGMEESIKELVEQLPGKGSRTNRRRAVSLIRYADDFVIIHENLGVIEKCRDHIQEWLKGMGLELKEEKTHITHTQECDNPGFDFLGFNIRQHKVGKYKTGKNTHNEPLGFKTIIKPSKKAVKSHYQKLKQIVDSHIVAPQEGLIRHLNPVIRGWSNYYSTAVSKQIFSQLDELLYWKLARWGKRRHSNKTGKWVARKYWRKIGSRNWAFATRTESNPMQLRSHAETPIIHHTKVKGEASPYDGNLKYWSTRMGKQPGIPTRVSKLLKKQKGKCAHCGLTFREEDVMEIDHIIPKSKGGKDTYKNLQLLHRHCHDVKTALDGSHGSHDKSQVIEEPDEVKVSSPVLETSRVGDYPA from the coding sequence ATGCCCAAAACGATTGGAAACAATACGGTGGTGCTGGAATGGCAAGATGTTGATTGGAAATCAATCGAACGTCGAGTCTTCCGCCTGCAAAAACGGATTCATCAAGCCGAACGTCGTGGTGACATCAAAACAGTTCGCGGACTCCAAAAGTTACTGCTGAAGAGCTGGTCAGCCAGAATGTTAGCGGCTCGTCGGGTTACACAAGATAATCAAGGCAAAAAGACGGCAGGAGTGGATGGGGTTAAATCCCTATCCCCAAAAGCACGTATGCGCCTTGTAGGTCAATTGAAGCTCAACTCAAAAGCCAAACCCGCACGTCGGGTATGGATTCCCAAACCGGGAAGAGACGAAAAGAGACCATTAGGAATACCCACAATATACGACCGCGCATTACAAGCCTTAGTCAAAATGGCACTCGAACCCCAATGGGAAGCCAAATTTGAACCTAACTCATACGGGTTAAGACCAGGTAGGTCTTGTCAGGACGCAATCGGGGCAATATTCAATGCCATTAGGTGCAAACCTAAATGGGTATTAGACGCCGACATTGCTAAATGCTTTGACAGGATTGACCATGGCAAACTATTGGACAAGCTCGAAACGATACCCGCCATCAGACGACAAATCCGGGCATGGTTAAAAGCTGGGGTAATAGATTCTGGACAGCTATTCCCGACCGATGAGGGGACACCACAGGGAGGCGTAATAAGTCCCCTACTGGCAAATATTGCCCTCCACGGCATGGAAGAGAGCATCAAGGAATTAGTGGAACAACTACCTGGAAAAGGTAGTCGTACCAATCGAAGACGAGCAGTATCCTTAATCAGATACGCAGATGACTTCGTTATCATTCACGAAAACCTTGGGGTAATCGAGAAATGTCGTGACCACATCCAGGAATGGTTGAAAGGGATGGGATTAGAACTCAAAGAGGAAAAAACTCATATCACTCACACTCAAGAGTGTGATAACCCGGGATTCGATTTTCTCGGTTTTAACATCCGACAACATAAAGTTGGCAAATACAAAACCGGGAAGAATACCCATAATGAGCCTCTAGGATTCAAAACCATCATCAAACCCAGCAAGAAGGCTGTCAAGTCCCATTACCAGAAATTGAAACAGATAGTAGATTCTCACATCGTCGCACCACAAGAGGGGCTAATTAGGCACCTTAATCCGGTCATCAGGGGATGGAGTAACTACTACTCAACTGCGGTGTCAAAACAAATATTCTCCCAATTGGACGAACTCCTCTATTGGAAATTAGCCAGATGGGGAAAAAGAAGACACTCAAATAAGACTGGGAAATGGGTAGCTCGGAAATATTGGCGGAAGATTGGAAGTAGAAATTGGGCTTTCGCGACTCGCACGGAGTCAAACCCGATGCAGTTACGAAGCCATGCAGAAACACCAATTATCCACCACACCAAGGTCAAAGGCGAAGCCAGTCCATACGACGGTAATCTTAAATACTGGAGTACAAGAATGGGCAAACAACCAGGAATTCCTACAAGGGTGTCAAAGCTCTTGAAGAAACAAAAAGGGAAGTGCGCCCACTGCGGACTAACATTCCGGGAAGAAGACGTGATGGAAATCGACCACATCATCCCTAAGTCGAAAGGCGGAAAGGATACATACAAGAACCTCCAACTTCTTCACCGTCACTGTCACGACGTTAAGACGGCCTTAGATGGTAGTCACGGTTCTCATGACAAGAGCCAAGTTATCGAGGAGCCGGATGAGGTTAAAGTCTCAAGTCCGGTTTTGGAGACGAGTCGGGTGGGCGACTACCCGGCTTAG
- a CDS encoding YggT family protein produces the protein MTTFTILDWTLGLFLAGMTLLFIFRIVLTWYPQAELNQFPFNLIFWPTEPFLAITRKVIPPLGGVDITPVIWVGIFSLLRELLLGQQGILRMIV, from the coding sequence ATGACAACTTTTACCATCTTAGACTGGACTCTGGGCTTGTTCCTGGCGGGAATGACCCTATTATTTATTTTCCGCATTGTTTTGACCTGGTATCCCCAAGCCGAGTTAAATCAGTTTCCGTTTAATCTGATTTTCTGGCCAACGGAACCCTTTTTAGCCATCACCCGCAAAGTGATTCCCCCTTTGGGAGGCGTGGATATTACCCCGGTGATTTGGGTAGGGATTTTTAGCCTCCTGCGGGAATTGTTACTGGGACAACAGGGAATTCTGAGAATGATTGTTTAA
- the accC gene encoding acetyl-CoA carboxylase biotin carboxylase subunit, protein MRFSKILIANRGEIALRILRSCEEMGIATVAVHSTVDRHALHVQLADEAVCIGEPSSSKSYLNIPNIISAALTRNATAIHPGYGFLAENARFAEICADHDIAFIGPTPEAIRSMGDKSTAKETMQRFGVPTIPGSEGLVTNDKAAQKIAQKIGYPVIIKATAGGGGRGMRLVRSAEELPKLFSAAQGEAEAAFGNPGLYIEKFIECPRHIEFQILADGFGNVIHLGERDCSIQRRHQKLLEEAPSPALNPELRRKMGEAAVKAAASINYTGAGTVEFLLDRHGKFYFMEMNTRIQVEHPVTEMITGLDLIAQQIRIAQGQKLHLTQDQIQLRGHAIECRINAEDPDRNFRPHPGRISGYLPPGGNGVRIDSHVYTDYEIPPYYDSLIGKLIVWGPDRAAAIVRMKRALREFAITGVPTTISFHQKIMETPEFLEGKVYTNFVEQWMNKNLPSR, encoded by the coding sequence ATGCGGTTTTCAAAGATCCTGATTGCCAATCGTGGGGAAATTGCCCTACGGATTCTCCGAAGTTGTGAAGAAATGGGGATTGCCACAGTGGCCGTCCACTCCACTGTAGATCGCCATGCCTTGCACGTCCAGTTAGCCGACGAAGCTGTTTGCATAGGCGAACCCAGTAGCAGCAAAAGTTATCTAAACATCCCCAACATCATCTCCGCAGCCCTAACCCGGAACGCCACCGCCATTCATCCTGGCTATGGTTTTTTAGCGGAAAATGCCAGATTTGCGGAAATTTGTGCTGACCACGACATCGCCTTTATCGGTCCAACCCCGGAGGCGATTAGGTCAATGGGAGATAAGTCCACAGCCAAAGAAACCATGCAGCGTTTCGGTGTTCCCACCATTCCCGGTAGTGAAGGCTTAGTCACCAATGACAAAGCTGCCCAAAAAATAGCCCAAAAAATTGGCTATCCAGTAATTATCAAAGCCACCGCCGGGGGAGGAGGTCGGGGAATGCGACTGGTCCGAAGCGCCGAGGAACTCCCGAAACTATTTTCCGCCGCCCAAGGAGAAGCAGAAGCAGCCTTTGGAAACCCAGGCTTATATATCGAGAAATTTATCGAGTGTCCCCGCCATATTGAATTTCAGATTTTAGCCGATGGATTTGGGAATGTGATTCACCTAGGGGAAAGGGACTGTTCAATTCAGCGACGACATCAAAAGCTACTGGAAGAAGCGCCCAGTCCGGCTTTAAATCCTGAACTCCGGCGAAAAATGGGAGAGGCGGCGGTGAAAGCAGCCGCATCAATTAACTATACCGGGGCGGGAACAGTAGAATTTTTACTCGATCGCCATGGGAAGTTCTACTTTATGGAAATGAATACCCGTATCCAGGTAGAACACCCGGTAACAGAAATGATAACGGGGCTAGATTTAATCGCCCAACAGATCCGCATCGCCCAAGGACAAAAATTGCATCTCACCCAAGATCAAATTCAGCTTAGGGGTCATGCGATCGAATGTCGGATTAATGCGGAAGATCCAGATCGCAACTTTAGACCACACCCCGGACGCATCAGCGGCTATCTTCCACCGGGGGGTAATGGGGTCAGGATTGATTCCCATGTGTACACCGATTATGAGATTCCCCCCTATTACGATTCTCTCATTGGTAAGCTAATTGTCTGGGGTCCTGACCGGGCAGCGGCTATAGTAAGGATGAAACGCGCTTTGCGTGAATTTGCTATTACCGGAGTTCCCACAACCATCAGTTTTCATCAGAAAATTATGGAAACCCCGGAGTTTCTCGAGGGTAAGGTTTACACCAATTTTGTGGAACAGTGGATGAACAAAAATTTGCCTTCTCGTTAA
- a CDS encoding IS630 family transposase, which yields MPAPYSYDLRQKVIDAIELDGMPKTEASEVFHVSRNTINLWLQRKAQTGDFLPKPNHPPGNNHKITDWHKFKAFAQEHGHKTSAQMAELWDDDISPRTISRALKKIGFTRKKTYGYQERWKQQREEFMAQIEQMEPEEVVYLDEAGMNSQDSDYPYGYCEEGKRFHALKSGKRQGRVSYIAAWCHQQLLAPFSFEGCCNRTVFELWLEFILIPTLKPGQTLVLDNATFHKGGRIPELVEAAQCRLLYLPPYSPDLNKIEKCWSWLKARIRHCIEQFDSLHDAMDSVLKAAS from the coding sequence ATGCCAGCCCCCTATAGTTACGACCTCAGACAAAAAGTTATTGATGCCATTGAACTAGACGGTATGCCCAAAACAGAAGCCAGTGAAGTTTTCCATGTCAGCCGGAACACCATTAATCTCTGGCTGCAAAGAAAAGCACAGACCGGAGACTTCCTCCCTAAACCTAATCACCCACCTGGCAATAACCACAAAATTACCGACTGGCATAAATTCAAGGCTTTTGCCCAAGAGCATGGCCACAAAACCTCCGCTCAAATGGCTGAACTTTGGGATGACGACATCTCTCCTCGCACCATATCCAGAGCCTTGAAGAAAATTGGCTTCACCAGAAAAAAAACTTACGGCTACCAAGAACGTTGGAAGCAACAGCGAGAGGAGTTTATGGCTCAGATTGAACAGATGGAGCCGGAAGAAGTGGTCTACCTCGATGAAGCCGGCATGAATAGTCAGGACTCGGATTACCCTTATGGTTACTGCGAGGAAGGAAAACGCTTCCATGCCCTCAAATCAGGGAAGAGGCAGGGCAGGGTGAGCTATATAGCCGCATGGTGTCATCAACAACTCTTAGCCCCCTTTAGCTTTGAGGGTTGTTGTAATCGGACAGTGTTTGAGTTGTGGTTGGAGTTCATCTTAATTCCAACACTGAAGCCAGGTCAGACTCTAGTGCTAGACAATGCAACGTTTCATAAAGGGGGACGGATTCCTGAGCTAGTGGAGGCGGCTCAATGCCGTTTGCTCTATCTACCACCTTATTCGCCAGACCTCAACAAGATAGAGAAATGTTGGTCGTGGTTGAAAGCCCGCATTCGCCATTGTATTGAGCAGTTTGATTCTCTCCATGATGCCATGGATTCCGTTCTCAAAGCTGCGTCCTAA
- a CDS encoding IS630 family transposase, which translates to MPAPYSYDLRQKVIDAIELDGMPKTEASQVFHVSRNTINLWLQRKAQTGDFLPKPNHPPGNNHKITDWHKFKAFAQEHGDQTSAQMAELWDDDISPRTISRALKKIGFTRKKTYGYQERDEQQREEFIAQIEQMEPEGLVYLDEAGINSQDSDYPYGYCEQGQRFHVLKSGKRQGRVSMIAAWCHQQLLAPFSFEGCCNRTVFELWLEFILIPTLKPGQTLVLDNATFHKGGRIPELVEAAQCRLLYLPPYSPDLNKIEKCWSWLKARIRHCIEQFDSLHDAMDSVLQAAS; encoded by the coding sequence ATGCCAGCCCCCTATAGTTACGACCTCAGACAAAAAGTTATTGATGCAATTGAACTAGACGGTATGCCCAAAACAGAAGCCAGTCAAGTTTTCCATGTCAGCCGGAACACCATTAATCTCTGGCTGCAAAGAAAAGCACAGACCGGAGACTTCCTCCCTAAACCTAATCACCCACCTGGCAATAACCACAAAATTACCGACTGGCATAAATTCAAAGCTTTTGCCCAAGAGCATGGCGATCAAACCTCCGCTCAAATGGCTGAACTTTGGGATGACGACATCTCTCCTCGCACCATATCCAGAGCCTTGAAGAAAATTGGCTTCACCAGAAAAAAAACTTACGGCTACCAAGAACGTGATGAGCAACAGCGAGAGGAGTTTATTGCTCAGATTGAACAGATGGAGCCGGAAGGGTTGGTTTACCTCGATGAAGCTGGCATCAATAGTCAAGACTCGGATTATCCTTATGGTTACTGTGAGCAAGGACAACGCTTCCATGTCCTCAAATCCGGGAAGAGGCAGGGCAGGGTGAGCATGATTGCGGCATGGTGTCATCAACAACTCTTAGCCCCCTTTAGCTTTGAGGGTTGTTGTAATCGGACAGTGTTTGAGTTGTGGTTGGAGTTCATCTTAATTCCAACACTGAAGCCAGGTCAGACTCTAGTGCTAGACAATGCAACGTTTCATAAAGGGGGACGGATTCCTGAGCTAGTGGAGGCGGCTCAATGCCGTTTACTCTATCTACCACCTTATTCGCCAGACCTCAACAAGATAGAGAAATGTTGGTCGTGGTTGAAAGCCCGCATTCGCCATTGTATTGAGCAGTTTGATTCTCTCCATGATGCCATGGATTCCGTTCTCCAAGCTGCGTCCTAA
- a CDS encoding nucleoside triphosphate pyrophosphohydrolase, whose protein sequence is MRKEYYKLVRDRIPEMIRQSGGKPEIKVLSEAEYRIALRNKLREEAEEVQESDDASLLEELADILEVVESLKKSYNISDEQIQLKVDEKRAQRGGFKQKIMLLWTA, encoded by the coding sequence ATGCGTAAAGAATATTATAAACTGGTGCGCGATCGCATTCCTGAAATGATACGACAATCTGGAGGTAAGCCGGAAATCAAGGTTTTATCTGAGGCGGAATATCGCATAGCTTTACGAAATAAGTTAAGGGAAGAAGCCGAGGAAGTTCAAGAAAGCGATGATGCTAGTCTATTGGAGGAATTAGCAGATATTTTAGAGGTGGTTGAATCGTTGAAGAAAAGTTATAACATATCCGATGAGCAGATACAATTAAAAGTTGATGAAAAACGAGCGCAACGAGGTGGTTTTAAACAGAAAATAATGTTATTATGGACTGCATAA
- a CDS encoding S-layer homology domain-containing protein codes for MQSDIENNWGIQAINLLVNINIILGYPDGTFRPNAPVTRAEFATLMCRMFDDAPIIQEAIAYKDVADNYWAKSNIEQATRRGFLACYPDGTFRPQQPIPRVQALIVLAAHLQHRIPENPEEILTQYFDDAAAIPNYARERIAAGAIENLVVNYP; via the coding sequence ATGCAATCAGACATAGAAAATAACTGGGGGATTCAAGCCATTAACTTATTAGTTAATATAAACATTATTTTAGGGTATCCAGATGGTACATTTCGCCCCAATGCACCTGTAACTAGGGCTGAGTTTGCTACGTTAATGTGTAGGATGTTTGATGATGCACCGATAATTCAGGAGGCGATCGCCTATAAAGATGTTGCCGATAACTATTGGGCAAAATCGAATATTGAACAAGCGACTCGCCGAGGTTTTTTGGCCTGCTATCCTGACGGTACATTTCGCCCACAGCAACCTATTCCTAGGGTGCAAGCCTTAATTGTTTTAGCGGCACATCTACAGCATAGAATCCCTGAAAACCCGGAAGAAATTCTCACACAATATTTTGATGATGCGGCGGCAATCCCCAATTATGCTAGGGAAAGAATTGCCGCTGGGGCGATTGAAAATTTAGTGGTTAATTATCCATAA